Genomic segment of Limnochordia bacterium:
TTTGGCACGGATATAGTGAGCTTGAGACTGTGGTGCTAGAAGAGCAGCTAATTCCCTTATTTGAAGCAGCCAATCCTGGTATTAGGGTTGAAGCAGTACGTTTAGGGTATGATGAACTGCGGGATAAGATCGTGGCTACAGCTGCCATTGGAAGTGGTCCCGATGTGATTCGTATGGACATTATTTGGAGCCCAAGTTTTGCCGCGGCTGGTTTGTTGGAGCCCCTTGACCATTACGCTGGGTTTCAAGTTATTCTGGATGAGGTCTACCCCGGTCCTCTTTCTACAAATTACCTCGATGGCAAGTACTATGGGTTACCTCTAACAACAAACACACAGATCTACATCTATGATGTGCATGCGTTCGAGGCCGCAGGAGTGACACCCCCGCAGACCTTTGCGGATTTTGAAACTGTTTCCCGGCGCATGACGCAACGGGATGGAGGAGTTGTCACCCGCTACGGATACGATATGGGTGGTCCATGGGCATGGTACTTACTTTCATGGATTTGGAGCAATGGTGGTGATGTGACCGACCCCGAGATAACAACTGCATCGGGATATCTTGATGGAGGGGCGACGGTAGAGGCACTGACTATGATTAGCGAATGGGCCCTTGAGGGGCTTCTAGCACCTAACATATTCGGTGAGGGTTTTGATCAGTGGGGAAGTTTTGTGAACGGTAAGGTTGCCGCAAGACAAGATGGCCCTTGGTTTGCGCGATGGCTGGAGGAGGAAAACCCGAATTTCAAGGCCGGGTATACGGTGATGCCAGTTGGTCGCGGTGGTGTGTCTTGCTCTGTAGTTGGGGGGGAGAACATCGCCCTAACCAGTGGCTCAAAATCCAAGGATGAGGCGTGGAAGTTCATTTGTTTTATGCTCTCGGAAGAAGCCCAAGGCATTATGGCGGCCAACGGACAGGTTCCAGTGATTCGTTCAGCTGTGGATATTCCTGAATTCCAGGCAAGTGACTACTATCCGGTTTATCTAGAGCAATTGCTTACTGCTAAAGCCCGGACCCCTCACCCTCGCTACAGTGAAATTGAACAGATTATGCAGGATGCCTTCTGGAACACTGTCACAGGGGAGACTAATGCTCGAAACGCGCTATCTGAGGCCGTGCGTTTGATCAATCCTGTGCTTGAATAAGTTACATGGCTTAGATTGGTAAGTCTGTCTGGTTAGTTTCTATGATGTTGGAATCCAGATCCAACGATGGAGGGGTCCGTATTCAGACGGGCCCTTCCCGGAAAGAAGAGCATTTTGGCTGGAACAAGAGGTTTGGTTGTTAATGGCCTTCCGTCCTTGTATCATGGACTTCAGCACTACTAAACCGAGAAAAAATGGAGGAGTGGGCAACAGGATTGAGTAGCATCGAGGTTATTAGGAAGCACGAGATGACTTTCTACTTCGGCAAAACACAAAGAAGGATGTTCTCTGGGAATTCCATGCAGATACCAATATCCTGGGAAGTTGAGAAGCGACTACATTGCGAAGTGGGCTCATCCTTAAAGACTATGGAGACAGTATCTTCATGACTTCCCCAAACCCCGGATATGAACTGACTTCGTAGACCGGAAACATCTGATGCTTGCTTAGTCTATAACTAACATATATGTTGTTCGTTGTCCCGGCAGGACGGGTATCCCGGGGGTATAGCAGACTGTAGAACCAGATCTAGAGAAGTTGTTCAGCAGGGAGACTTCTAGTAAAGACCACTACGCTTGTTTCTTCGTTTGCCGCGGACAGATGTATGAACCTCGCCTCAAAGGCTACACCCTTCGACTGAAAAGTGTAGCCCGTCAGTGCTCACTCTTACTCACCCGTGGTTATCGTTCTATTTTGGCAACTCGCACACTCTCCCAGTAGACATCTCCTGAATGACCGGCCCCATGGAAATATCGGCTGATAGCATAGTCTAGTTGTCTAGCAGGCGGCAGATTCTCAAAGGCTTCTCTCTCCTTGATCAAAACATGATCAATATAGACATCCGCTGTTCTCGCGGCCAAATGAAAGACTAACGTAATAGTAGATGGAAGAAACCTGCCGGTGCTCGACTGCGTTATAATCCTCTCCTCACCAACGTAAAGGGGCGATTAGGCCAGATCATTCCACAGATATGCACCTATGTGTATCGAATCCTTTCTGCAAATCGTGGATTCGAACAAGATATCATTATTTCTATTTGAAACGGTAAAACTCGGCATTACCAAGTGAAGGTGTTCTTTGCCCGAGTCAGTACCCGCCAGAGCATGGCCCCGTCTTCTCGAGCAAGTCCATCCAGATAAAGCACAATCCGTTCATAGGGTCGCAGCCGTACACTCTCTCCGTCTCCATCTTAGGCATGAGAAACGACAAAGAATAGTTATCATAGTATACTACAGTAACGAATTATTGCCTTAATTAGTGCAATATAACGCGTCGAAGGCCACAATGTAGATTGGTTTGGGGGACAGCGAAAGACTAGTCCTATCAGGTCGTCCGTAGGTCGACGGTAATGGGAATCCGTCCATAAATGTCCTTCTTCGTTAGCCGGAATCTTGACTTGAACCGGGGTAATGATTGTTAGACGCAGGGGCAAGTCAATGTTATACTAGGCGGGAGGGTATTCCCGTTATCCATACTGGCAACGAACAATGAACAAGGAGAAGAAGCCAGCTTCTTAGTTCTTGTTTAATACATAAGATCACTAGGAGGTAATGATGTGGGTGACTTCAAGGTAGTTGGGGATCATTTCGTAGTTGATGGAGAGCAGATTCAGATTATATCCGGGGCTATCCATTATTTTCGCGTTGTGCCTGAGTATTGGAAAGACCGGCTTCTAAAACTGAAAGCCTGTGGTTTCAATACTGTTGAAACTTACGTGTCATGGAACCTACATGAGCCACAACCAGGTCAATTTTGCTTCGAAGGTGGTCTGGACATTGAACAGTTTGTCAAAGAAGCTGGAGAACTAGGGCTTTACGTAATCGTACGTCCAGGACCGTATATCTGTGCTGAATGGGAGTTTGGTGGCCTACCGGCCTGGTTGCTGGCAGATCCGAAGATGAGGGTCAGATGTAAGTACGAGCCGTATCTCAAAGCTGTAGATAGGTTCTTTGATGCTTTATTGCCGAGATTGGTTCCCCTTCAGTATTCCCAAGGTGGACCCATTATTGCTATGCAAGTGGAAAACGAATATGGCAGTTTTGGAAATGATGCAGGGTATCTAAGGTATCTCAAGGATGGAATGCGTGCTAGGGGTGTGGATGTTCTCTTATTTACATCCGATGGACCGTCCGATGCCATGCTTCAGGGGGGAACCTTACCAGATGTTCTG
This window contains:
- a CDS encoding extracellular solute-binding protein, whose protein sequence is MSAVVVVVLCYACAVGGQTTISFWHGYSELETVVLEEQLIPLFEAANPGIRVEAVRLGYDELRDKIVATAAIGSGPDVIRMDIIWSPSFAAAGLLEPLDHYAGFQVILDEVYPGPLSTNYLDGKYYGLPLTTNTQIYIYDVHAFEAAGVTPPQTFADFETVSRRMTQRDGGVVTRYGYDMGGPWAWYLLSWIWSNGGDVTDPEITTASGYLDGGATVEALTMISEWALEGLLAPNIFGEGFDQWGSFVNGKVAARQDGPWFARWLEEENPNFKAGYTVMPVGRGGVSCSVVGGENIALTSGSKSKDEAWKFICFMLSEEAQGIMAANGQVPVIRSAVDIPEFQASDYYPVYLEQLLTAKARTPHPRYSEIEQIMQDAFWNTVTGETNARNALSEAVRLINPVLE